In the Rubrivivax gelatinosus IL144 genome, GCGAGACCGAGTCGACGCGTTCGGGCGTGCCCAGCACCACGGCCTTGAAGCGAAAGCGCGTGCCGACGTCCTGCGCCGCGACGGTGTACGGGTCGGCGACCGGGCGGGCCTCGACCTGCATCGTCGTGCTGACGTAGCGCAGTTCGCAGCGCAGCAGCGGCGCTTCGGCGGCCGGCGGTGTCTGTGCCACGGCACCTGCGAGGCCGGTGGCCGCCGCGATGCCACACACCAGGCGTGCGATGGGGACGGCGCGGGCCGCGGGCGGGGGCGGGAACATCTGCATGCCGGCGACTGTAAGGCGCGCGGCGCCGCGGCGGCGAAGTGCCCGCCGGCCCGGCCTGACCCTGCCGAAACGAGGGTTCTCCCGGCCCCCCCGCAGCCTGTTCCGGTCACCGGCGCCACACTGGCCGCCTCGCCGCCGCCACCCGCTCATGTTCGGACTCACCGCCCTCGAACTGGCCCGCATCCAGTTCGGCTTCACCGTCTCCTTCCACATCGTCTTCCCGGCCATCACCATCGGCCTGGCCAGCTATCTGGCCGTGCTGGAAGGCCTGTGGCTGTGGAAGAAGGACGTGGTCTACCGCGACCTGTACCACTTCTGGTCGAAGATCTTCGCCGTCAACTTCGCGATGGGCGTCGTGTCGGGGCTGGTGATGGCCTACCAGTTCGGCACCAACTGGAGCTACTTCTCGGCCTTCGCCGGTTCGGTCACCGGGCCGCTGCTGGCCTACGAGGTGCTCACCGCCTTCTTCCTCGAAGCCGGTTTCCTCGGCGTCATGCTCTTCGGCTGGAAGCGCGTCGGCCCCGGGCTGCACTTCGTGTCGACGATCATGGTCGCACTGGGCACGCTGATCTCGGCGACCTGGATCCTGGCCTCCAACAGCTGGATGCAGACGCCGCAGGGCCACGAGATCGTCGACGGCGTCGTCGTGCCGGTGGACTGGCTGGCGGTGATCTTCAACCCCTCGTTCCCGTACCGGCTGGCGCACATGACGGTGGCGGCCTTTCTGGCGACGGCGCTGTTCGTCGGCGCGTCGGCGGCCTGGCAGCTGCGCCGCGGCCACGACAACCCGCGTGTGCGCACGATGTTCTCGATGGCGATGGGCATGCTGATGTTCGTCGCCCCGCTGCAGGTCGCCGTCGGCGACCTGCACGGCCTGAACACGCTGGAGCACCAGCCGGCCAAGGTGGCGGCGATGGAAGGCCACTGGCGCAACGGCCCGCCTGGCGAAGGCGTGCCGCTGGTGCTCTTCGGCTGGCCCGACATGCAGGCCGAGGAAACGCTCTACCGCGTCGAGATCCCCCGCCTGGGCAGCCTGATCCTGACCCACAGCCTGGACGGCCAGTACCCCGGCCTGGCCGAGTTCGCGCCCGAGGACCGGCCCAACGCGACCATCGTCTTCTGGTCCTTCCGCGTGATGGTCGGTCTGGGCCTGCTGATGCTGCTGCTGGGCGCCTGGGCCGCCTGGCGGCGCTGGCGCGGCCGGCTCTACGAAGGCGGCGCCTTCCTGCGTTTCGCGACCTGGATGGGCCCGGCGGGCGTGCTCGCCATCCTCGCCGGCTGGTTCACCACCGAGATCGGCCGCCAGCCCTGGGTGGTCTACGGCGTGATGCGCACCGCCGACGCGGTGTCGCACCACTCGGCGCAGGTGATGGGCACGACGCTGGCGGTGTTCGTCGTCATGTACTTCGCCGTCTTCGGCATCGGCCTCAGCTACATGCTCAAGCTCGTCGCCAAGGGGCCGCAGCCCGGCGAGGACGAGAACCCGCCGCAGGACCCGGGCCAGGCGCCGCGGCCGGCGCGGCCTTTGTCGGCCGGCCCCGACCACGTCGACCCGACCTGAGGAGCGCGCCATGGACATCGACCTGCCGCTGCTGTGGTTCCTGGTCATCGGCTTCGGGCTGATGATGTACGTCGTGATGGACGGGTTCGACCTGGGCATCGGCATCCTCTTCCCGTTCGTGCGGGACCGCGAGGAACGCGACGTGATGGTCAACAGCGTCGCCCCGGTCTGGGACGGCAACGAGACCTGGCTGGTGCTCGGCGGCGCCGGGCTGATGGCGGCCTTCCCGCTGGCCTACGCGGTGGTGCTGAGCGCGCTGTACCTGCCCTTGATGGCGATGCTGGCCGGACTGATCTGGCGCGGCGTGGCCTTCGAGTTCCGCTTCAAGGCCGACGACGCGCACAAGCCCTTCTGGGACCACGCCTTCGCCTGGGGCTCCTACGTCGCGACCTTCTCGCAGGGCGTGGCGCTGGGCGCCTTCATCGGTGGCTTCGAGGTGAAGGACGGCGGCTACGCCGGCGGCGTCTTCGACTGGCTGACGCCGTTCAGCCTGTTCACCGGCGCGGCGCTGGTGCTGGCCTACGCGCTGCTGGGCATCGGCTGGCTGGTGATGAAGACCGAAGGCGCGCTGCTGCAGCGCATGCGCGAGCTGGGCCGGCCGGTGACCTGGGCCGTGCTGGCCGCGCTGGCCGCCGTCAGCCTGTGGACGCCGCTGGCGCACCCGGGCATCGCCGAGCGCTGGTTCTCGCTGCCCAACCTGCTGTTCTTCCTGCCGGTGCCGCTGCTGGTGGCGCTGGTCGCCTGGCGGCTGCTGCGTGCGCTGCCGCGCAGCCACTCGGCGCTGCCTTTCCTGCTGTCGCTGGCGCTGCTGTTCCTGGGCTACAGCGGGCTCTTGATCAGCCTGTGGCCCAACGTCATCCCGCCGGGCATCTCGATCTGGCAGGCCGCGGCGCCGCCGCAGAGCCTGGGCTTCGCGCTGGTCGGCGCGCTGGCGATCATCCCGTTCATCCTCGGCTACACCGCCTGGTCCTACTACGTGTTCCGCGGCAAGGTGAAGATCGGCGAGGGCTACCACTGATGGCCGAGTCCCTGCGCGCGCGCCATCTCTGGCTGCGCCGGCTGGGCTGGCTGCTGCTGATCTGGGCGGCCAGCATCGCCGCGCTGGGCGCGGTGGCGCTGGGCTTGCGGCTGCTGATGGGCTGGGTGGGAATGACGGCGTAAGCCGTCAGATCGAGCGCATCAGACCGCCGTCGACACGAAGATTCTGGCCGGTGATGTAGGCGGCGTCGTCAGATGCGAGGAAGGCGATCGTCGCGGCGACTTCCTCGCTGCTGCCGTAGCGCTGCATCGGCACGCTGTCGCGGCGCGCCTCCTGCTCGGGCAGGCTGTCGATCCAGCCGGGCAGCACGTTGTTCATGCGCACCTTGTGCGCGGCATGCTCGTCGGCGAAGAGCTTGGTGAAGGCGGCCAGCCCGGCGCGGAAGACGGCCGAGGTCGGGAACATCGGGCTCGGTTCGAACGCCCAGGCGCTGGAGATGTTGACGATCGATCCGCCGCCTTGCCTGAGCATGTGCGGCGTCACCAGACGGGTCGCACGGATCACGTTGAGCAGGTAGACGTCCAGCCCGGTGTGCCACTGCGCGTCGCTCAGCTCGAGCACCGGTGCCCGAGGCCCGTGGCCGGCGCCGTTGACCAGCACGTCGATGTGTCCCCAGCGTGCGATCGCCAGATCGACCAGGCGCTGCAGGTCCTCGTTCGACTGGTTGGACCCGGTGACGCCGATTCCGCCCAGTTCCGCCGCCAGTGCCTCGCCCTTGCCCGACGAGGACAGCACGCCGACCTGGAAGCCGTCGTGTGCCAGCCGGCGCGCCGCGGCCGCGCCCATGCCGCTGCCGCCGGCAATCACGAGGGCCACTTTCTGCTGTGACATCACCATGCTCCTCAGGTGCCGAGGCGGCTTTCGGCCGCCGTGCGCGCGGTGCCCTGGGTGTTCACCATGCGCTCGACCGCGGCCTGCAGGCGTGCGAGCAGCGCGTAGTCGCGCCGCTCGAGCGCACCGTCGATGCCCCCGCGTGCCTTGGCGACGAAGTCGATGCGCTCGCCGTCGCTGGCCATGTCCACCGGCTCGCCGGTGGCGGCCGAGATCTTCATCGTCATGCCGAGGAAGGGCGTGCTCTCGTCGAGCGACATCTTGCCGCTGCGGATCTGCTGGTTCATCCAGTCGAACAGCTGCTGCCGCGTCATGCTGGTGAAGTCGGGGCGGTCGTCTTCACCCGCGGCCGGTGCGGCCGCCGGCGCAGCGGCCGTCGTGTTGGTGGCCGCGGCCAGCATCGAAGCGAACGAGGACGCGCCGCCGGCATTCGTGGCGGTGCCGCCCGTCGGCTGCGTTTGGGGCGGCATGCTGTAGGGGGCTTGGATCTTCATCGGGTCACGTTCTGACGGAGATGGCCACGAGTATCCGCCCGGCCGCCCGAGCTGTCGCCAGTGCCCCGCCATGCGCCCGGCGCCTGCCGACATGCGCCCTTCTTCGTTGGCCGGCCGGGCAGGCGCGGCTAAGGTTCAGGTGCCGATCCGTATCGGCTGTCTCGTCGTCTCAATCGTGGGCTCCGTGGGGAAACCCCGGTGACTTGACCCCGCTGCCCGCGCGGCAGCGGGGTCTCTTTTCGCCCCGCCGAGTTCGACCTTTAGATCGCCGCCAGCGCGCGCGCCAGGTCGGCGCGCAGGTCTTCGACGTCCTCGATGCCGACCGACAGCCGCACCAGGCTGTCGCCGATGCCGAGCGCGGCGCGCGTCTCGGCCGGGATCGTCGCGTGGGTCATGATCGCCGGGTGCTCGATCAGGCTCTCGACGCCGCCCAGGCTCTCGGCGAGCGCGAAGATGCGTACCGCCTCGAGGAAACGCCGCGCGCCGGCGAGGTCGGTCGCCAGGTCCAGCGAGATCATGCCGCCGAAGCCCGACATCTGGCGCCGCGCCAGCGCGTGCTGCGGGTGCGACTCCAGCCCGGGGTAGTGCACACGCGCCACCTGCGGCTGGGCCTCCAGCCAGCGCGCCAGCGCCAGCGCGTTGGCGTTGTGGCGCTCGACACGCAGCGCCAGCGTCTTCACGCCGCGCAGCGCCAGGAAGCTGTCGAAAGGCCCGGCGATCGCGCCGACGGCGTTCTGCAGGAAACCCAGACGCTCGCG is a window encoding:
- a CDS encoding cytochrome ubiquinol oxidase subunit I yields the protein MFGLTALELARIQFGFTVSFHIVFPAITIGLASYLAVLEGLWLWKKDVVYRDLYHFWSKIFAVNFAMGVVSGLVMAYQFGTNWSYFSAFAGSVTGPLLAYEVLTAFFLEAGFLGVMLFGWKRVGPGLHFVSTIMVALGTLISATWILASNSWMQTPQGHEIVDGVVVPVDWLAVIFNPSFPYRLAHMTVAAFLATALFVGASAAWQLRRGHDNPRVRTMFSMAMGMLMFVAPLQVAVGDLHGLNTLEHQPAKVAAMEGHWRNGPPGEGVPLVLFGWPDMQAEETLYRVEIPRLGSLILTHSLDGQYPGLAEFAPEDRPNATIVFWSFRVMVGLGLLMLLLGAWAAWRRWRGRLYEGGAFLRFATWMGPAGVLAILAGWFTTEIGRQPWVVYGVMRTADAVSHHSAQVMGTTLAVFVVMYFAVFGIGLSYMLKLVAKGPQPGEDENPPQDPGQAPRPARPLSAGPDHVDPT
- a CDS encoding SDR family oxidoreductase, producing the protein MSQQKVALVIAGGSGMGAAAARRLAHDGFQVGVLSSSGKGEALAAELGGIGVTGSNQSNEDLQRLVDLAIARWGHIDVLVNGAGHGPRAPVLELSDAQWHTGLDVYLLNVIRATRLVTPHMLRQGGGSIVNISSAWAFEPSPMFPTSAVFRAGLAAFTKLFADEHAAHKVRMNNVLPGWIDSLPEQEARRDSVPMQRYGSSEEVAATIAFLASDDAAYITGQNLRVDGGLMRSI
- a CDS encoding DUF2474 family protein; this translates as MAESLRARHLWLRRLGWLLLIWAASIAALGAVALGLRLLMGWVGMTA
- the cydB gene encoding cytochrome d ubiquinol oxidase subunit II, whose product is MDIDLPLLWFLVIGFGLMMYVVMDGFDLGIGILFPFVRDREERDVMVNSVAPVWDGNETWLVLGGAGLMAAFPLAYAVVLSALYLPLMAMLAGLIWRGVAFEFRFKADDAHKPFWDHAFAWGSYVATFSQGVALGAFIGGFEVKDGGYAGGVFDWLTPFSLFTGAALVLAYALLGIGWLVMKTEGALLQRMRELGRPVTWAVLAALAAVSLWTPLAHPGIAERWFSLPNLLFFLPVPLLVALVAWRLLRALPRSHSALPFLLSLALLFLGYSGLLISLWPNVIPPGISIWQAAAPPQSLGFALVGALAIIPFILGYTAWSYYVFRGKVKIGEGYH